A genomic stretch from Theropithecus gelada isolate Dixy chromosome 2, Tgel_1.0, whole genome shotgun sequence includes:
- the RETNLB gene encoding resistin-like beta, with protein MGPSSCHLLILIPLLQLIIPGSTQCSLDSVMDKKIKDILNRLEYSPSPVSKKLLCTSVKSQGRLASCPAGMSVTGCACGYGCGSWDVQGGTTCHCQCSVMDWTTARCCYLA; from the exons ATGGGGCCTTCCTCTTGCCACCTTCTCATCCTCATCCCCCTTCTCCAGCTGATCATCCCAGGGAGTACTCAGTGTTCCTTAGACTCCGTTATGGATAAGAAGATCAAGGATATTCTCAACCGTCTAG AGTACAGTCCCTCTCCCGTAAGCAAGAAGCTCTTGTGTACTAGTGTCAAGAGCCAAGGCAGGCTGGCCTCTTGCCCTGCTG GGATGAGTGTCACTGGCTGTGCTTGTGGCTATGGCTGTGGTTCATGGGATGTTCAGGGGGGAACCACCTGCCACTGCCAGTGCAGTGTGATGGACTGGACCACTGCCCGCTGCTGCTACCTGGCCTGA